One stretch of Melospiza georgiana isolate bMelGeo1 chromosome 30, bMelGeo1.pri, whole genome shotgun sequence DNA includes these proteins:
- the LOC131094615 gene encoding hydrocephalus-inducing protein-like isoform X1, giving the protein MESAASHSLQWGILLFDKSSHYSSLTLQLLPRCFALLHSHFSLPICGLLNSLLALSLLWLQAASIPADTRELWLENLMEGKETGKEKGSGEDHTALLRLPGEKAKLHEDPVLFSDDIFFIEPMVKLINLGDIDAPFTYRPSTANVGFCFKFAPEEDIGAPGGTQTAQISFSATIVWRFEEEFQFSVAGSPMSAILTIKYLQAVPSALLD; this is encoded by the exons ATGGAGTCAGCTGCCAGTCATTCCCTGCAATGGGGCATCCTGCTTTTTGATAAATCATCGCATTACTCATCTctcacactgcagctcctccccaggtgcTTTGCTCTCCTGCACTCACACTTCTCTCTGCCAATCTGTGGCTTATTAAACAGTCTGCTGGCTTTGTctctcctgtggctgcaggcagcgTCGATTCCTGCGGACACGagagagctgtggctggaaaacTTAATGGAGGGGAAAGaaacagggaaggagaagggctCTGGTGAAGATCACACTGCCCTCCTGAGGCTCCCGGGGGAGAAGGCAAAGTTGCACGAAGACCCCGTGCTGTTCTCTgatgacatttttttcattgagCCAATG gtgaaacTGATTAACCTAGGAGATATTGATGCTCCCTTCACCTATAGACCTTCAACTGCCAACGTGGGCTTCTGCTTCAAGTTTGCGCCCGAGGAAGACATCGGTGCACCAGGTGGGACCCAGACTGCTCAGATCTCCTTCAGTGCCACCATAGTGTGGAGGTTTGAGGAAGAATTCCAGTTCAGTGTGGCTGGATCTCCTATGTCTGCAATCCTGACTATCAA
- the LOC131094615 gene encoding hydrocephalus-inducing protein-like isoform X2, whose translation MESAASHSLQWGILLFDKSSHYSSLTLQLLPRCFALLHSHFSLPICGLLNSLLALSLLWLQAASIPADTRELWLENLMEGKETGKEKGSGEDHTALLRLPGEKAKLHEDPVLFSDDIFFIEPMVKLINLGDIDAPFTYRPSTANVGFCFKFAPEEDIGAPGGTQTAQISFSATIVWRFEEEFQFSVAGSPMSAILTIKMDK comes from the exons ATGGAGTCAGCTGCCAGTCATTCCCTGCAATGGGGCATCCTGCTTTTTGATAAATCATCGCATTACTCATCTctcacactgcagctcctccccaggtgcTTTGCTCTCCTGCACTCACACTTCTCTCTGCCAATCTGTGGCTTATTAAACAGTCTGCTGGCTTTGTctctcctgtggctgcaggcagcgTCGATTCCTGCGGACACGagagagctgtggctggaaaacTTAATGGAGGGGAAAGaaacagggaaggagaagggctCTGGTGAAGATCACACTGCCCTCCTGAGGCTCCCGGGGGAGAAGGCAAAGTTGCACGAAGACCCCGTGCTGTTCTCTgatgacatttttttcattgagCCAATG gtgaaacTGATTAACCTAGGAGATATTGATGCTCCCTTCACCTATAGACCTTCAACTGCCAACGTGGGCTTCTGCTTCAAGTTTGCGCCCGAGGAAGACATCGGTGCACCAGGTGGGACCCAGACTGCTCAGATCTCCTTCAGTGCCACCATAGTGTGGAGGTTTGAGGAAGAATTCCAGTTCAGTGTGGCTGGATCTCCTATGTCTGCAATCCTGACTATCAA GATGGACAAATAA